The Cylindrospermopsis curvispora GIHE-G1 genome contains a region encoding:
- a CDS encoding DUF502 domain-containing protein codes for MEINHKHSSSQKKENPGLVMEQLKQDLKNDLIAGLLVVIPLATTIWLTITIANWVINFLTQIPKQLNPFDGLNPILVNLLNFLVGLAVPLISILFIGLMARNIFGKWLLDFGERILHAIPLAGQVYKTLKQLLETILKDSNGKFRRVVLLEYPRRGIWSIGFVTGVIASDIQAKLSRPMLSIFIPTTPNPTTGWYAVVPEDEAINLTISIEDAFKIIVSGGIVAPSNGVVMSQLPLTTPALSTESKSHLVGAEPDF; via the coding sequence ATGGAAATCAATCACAAACATTCTAGTAGCCAAAAAAAGGAGAATCCGGGCTTGGTCATGGAACAGCTTAAACAGGACTTAAAAAATGACTTGATAGCTGGGTTGTTGGTGGTAATACCCCTAGCAACCACCATTTGGTTAACCATTACGATTGCCAACTGGGTAATTAACTTTCTCACCCAAATCCCTAAACAGCTTAACCCTTTTGATGGACTAAACCCCATATTAGTCAACCTATTAAACTTTTTAGTTGGTTTAGCAGTACCATTAATCAGTATCCTGTTTATTGGCCTAATGGCCCGGAATATATTTGGCAAATGGTTGCTTGACTTTGGAGAGAGGATATTACACGCAATTCCCCTAGCTGGTCAAGTCTACAAGACGCTCAAACAATTATTAGAAACCATACTCAAGGATTCCAATGGCAAATTCCGTCGAGTGGTGTTATTGGAGTATCCTAGGAGGGGGATATGGTCCATTGGCTTTGTCACCGGTGTAATTGCCAGCGACATTCAAGCAAAATTGAGTCGTCCCATGTTGAGCATTTTTATTCCCACTACCCCTAACCCCACTACTGGGTGGTACGCAGTGGTTCCAGAAGATGAAGCAATCAATCTGACAATATCTATAGAGGATGCGTTTAAAATCATTGTCTCCGGCGGTATAGTCGCGCCTAGTAATGGTGTAGTTATGTCCCAATTGCCCTTAACAACTCCAGCATTAAGTACAGAAAGCAAAAGCCATCTGGTTGGTGCTGAACCTGATTTTTGA
- the hpsJ-B gene encoding hormogonium polysaccharide biosynthesis protein HpsJ has product MVNRPTKSNTSLTLKVVGIVCILSFFIDFLILMLGFNFTDKQAQVGLTTALVDRGIVPMVGLAMILIAHWLDTNDQGKNPGMDFKFPSLVLSSIFGLMFLLIFPLHLTNVDQVSKEKVNQIAQDAQQAESQLNTQLAQFQGQLNNDQGRAQLQQAQVQAKAQITELLKDPQKYKQALENPQLPPEQKELLKKLQANPQDIDKFIAQQTDPNEIAKQKIEQIRQRQREAEKQAKENAWKSGLRIGIGSLLLSIGYIIIGWTGLKTTSSTRRV; this is encoded by the coding sequence ATGGTTAATCGTCCTACCAAATCCAATACTTCTCTCACTCTCAAAGTAGTGGGGATAGTTTGTATTTTATCTTTTTTCATAGATTTTTTGATTTTGATGCTGGGATTCAACTTTACAGATAAACAAGCACAAGTTGGCTTAACCACAGCATTAGTAGATCGTGGTATTGTTCCTATGGTAGGTTTAGCAATGATTCTCATTGCCCATTGGTTGGACACCAATGATCAGGGAAAAAATCCGGGTATGGATTTTAAATTTCCTTCCCTAGTGCTTTCCAGTATTTTCGGTCTAATGTTCTTGTTGATCTTTCCTCTACACCTGACAAATGTTGACCAGGTTAGCAAAGAAAAGGTTAATCAAATTGCCCAAGATGCTCAACAAGCAGAGTCTCAACTCAATACCCAGTTGGCCCAGTTCCAGGGTCAGCTGAATAATGATCAAGGTCGCGCTCAATTGCAACAGGCTCAAGTTCAGGCGAAAGCACAAATTACTGAATTACTTAAAGATCCACAAAAATATAAACAAGCACTAGAAAACCCCCAACTTCCCCCGGAACAGAAGGAGTTACTCAAGAAACTGCAGGCCAACCCGCAAGACATAGATAAATTTATTGCCCAGCAGACCGATCCCAATGAAATTGCCAAACAAAAAATCGAGCAAATTCGCCAACGCCAAAGGGAAGCAGAAAAACAAGCTAAAGAGAATGCTTGGAAGTCTGGACTAAGAATAGGAATTGGCAGTCTGTTGTTATCTATTGGTTATATTATCATTGGTTGGACTGGATTAAAAACTACATCTAGTACACGTAGGGTTTAA
- a CDS encoding type II secretion system protein yields MNYQSSNEGFTLWENLIVLAIIGILSAIVTPSWLSFLTNYRLNVAQEQVYQALRQAQSQAKKEKSTWQASFKQENGIVKWAVHPILVHPPNAVWHSLDSAVQLDPETTLQESNGIRHIQFDDLGAIRKPPLGTVTLSMKSGGTAKRCVIVSTILGSLRTAKENTVLRNNAYCY; encoded by the coding sequence ATGAATTATCAAAGCTCCAATGAAGGATTTACTTTGTGGGAAAATCTCATAGTTTTAGCGATAATTGGTATTCTATCAGCAATAGTAACACCCTCCTGGCTAAGTTTTTTGACAAACTATCGTCTCAATGTGGCCCAAGAACAAGTTTATCAAGCATTGCGTCAAGCCCAAAGTCAGGCTAAAAAAGAAAAGTCTACTTGGCAAGCTAGTTTTAAACAAGAAAATGGTATAGTTAAATGGGCTGTTCACCCAATTTTGGTTCACCCTCCTAATGCGGTTTGGCATAGTTTAGATTCTGCTGTTCAATTAGATCCAGAAACTACTTTACAAGAGTCTAATGGTATCAGACATATTCAATTCGATGATCTAGGAGCTATCAGAAAACCACCTTTGGGCACAGTTACCCTGTCTATGAAGTCGGGTGGAACCGCAAAACGCTGTGTTATTGTGTCCACAATTTTGGGTTCCCTCAGAACTGCTAAGGAAAATACTGTCCTCAGAAATAATGCTTACTGTTATTAG
- the hpsC gene encoding hormogonium polysaccharide secretion pseudopilin HpsC gives MQLLVGLTIGVISITLLLRLLINVMEINQQEQAKITTGAEIQTALDYIANDLKEAIYIYDAQGINAIRSQLPSTPTGIDRVPVLVFWRQETIENVLPVPGSLIKDDAFVYSLVVYYLIRDTTASVSEWSKSARIARWKIRDGVLANTRDFNQIVLCNGYTGTYVKGNFNSLEFCPEPGFAAFNLNNSGSLEQIMNGWRKHSARYTNDPIVLVDYIDSRINNIPPAVCPPDSTNPRITWSRVTSSNFSNTTTGRMTSFYACVDRLNVTAQVFIRGDALARIPNNLNTNSNQLSHYFPTVSTQVQGKGFFYK, from the coding sequence ATGCAACTACTCGTTGGTTTGACCATAGGAGTCATCAGTATTACTCTTTTATTAAGGTTGTTAATTAATGTGATGGAAATAAACCAACAGGAACAAGCTAAAATCACTACTGGGGCAGAAATTCAAACAGCTTTGGACTATATTGCCAATGATTTAAAAGAGGCAATTTATATTTATGATGCTCAGGGTATAAATGCCATCAGATCCCAATTACCCTCCACTCCCACGGGTATAGATAGAGTTCCTGTGCTGGTTTTTTGGCGACAGGAAACAATAGAAAATGTTTTGCCAGTTCCCGGAAGTTTAATTAAAGATGATGCTTTTGTTTATTCTCTGGTTGTTTACTATTTAATTAGAGATACTACTGCATCCGTATCTGAGTGGTCAAAATCAGCTCGCATTGCTAGATGGAAAATTAGAGATGGTGTTCTGGCTAATACTAGAGATTTTAATCAGATAGTTCTTTGTAATGGATATACAGGAACATATGTTAAGGGTAATTTTAACTCCCTAGAATTTTGTCCTGAACCTGGTTTTGCTGCTTTTAATCTCAATAATTCAGGCAGTTTAGAACAAATCATGAATGGTTGGAGAAAACATAGTGCTAGATATACTAATGATCCCATAGTTTTAGTAGATTATATTGACAGTAGAATTAATAATATACCTCCTGCGGTTTGCCCTCCGGATTCTACTAACCCTAGAATTACTTGGTCAAGGGTTACTTCATCCAATTTTAGTAACACTACCACTGGTCGGATGACTAGTTTTTATGCCTGCGTAGATAGACTAAATGTAACGGCACAAGTATTTATTCGGGGAGATGCTTTAGCTCGCATTCCTAATAATTTAAATACCAATAGTAATCAACTAAGTCACTATTTCCCCACTGTTAGTACTCAGGTTCAAGGAAAGGGTTTTTTCTATAAATAA
- the hpsB gene encoding hormogonium polysaccharide secretion pseudopilin HpsB: MLGHLKKYLLFPVEEDDGFSILESLVAILTLSLLLMVITPIWIMSTAIRMQSRRVEMAAQAATSFVNGVKTGSIVTPQVISEITPSQQASRNISTSPQDYLITSSEMPAPTSANGLYCYNQNGIIGFTECQNNSNNLFYIQAGTIATSSKNESYLLSIRVFRADIDFTQQIPINKSTPSSITHNLGDKQVPLIQMTTEITNNKTSFYSLCQRLGTIAPTTYSSSTLCQ; encoded by the coding sequence ATGCTGGGTCATCTGAAAAAATATTTACTCTTTCCTGTAGAAGAAGATGATGGTTTTAGTATTCTGGAGTCATTGGTTGCCATTTTAACCCTATCTTTATTATTGATGGTGATTACTCCAATATGGATTATGTCCACAGCCATCCGTATGCAGTCACGGCGTGTGGAAATGGCTGCTCAAGCAGCAACATCATTTGTTAATGGTGTGAAAACGGGTTCCATTGTCACACCACAAGTAATATCTGAAATTACTCCTAGTCAACAAGCTTCCAGAAATATTTCTACCAGTCCTCAAGATTATTTGATTACCAGCTCGGAAATGCCAGCACCAACATCAGCAAATGGCTTATATTGTTATAACCAAAATGGCATAATTGGTTTTACGGAATGCCAAAATAATTCCAATAATTTGTTTTATATTCAAGCTGGTACAATTGCCACAAGTTCCAAAAATGAGAGTTATCTTTTGTCCATACGAGTTTTTAGAGCGGATATTGATTTTACTCAACAAATCCCAATTAATAAATCCACCCCATCGTCCATAACTCATAATCTTGGCGATAAACAAGTGCCACTAATACAAATGACCACGGAAATAACCAATAATAAAACCTCTTTTTACTCTCTATGTCAGCGTTTAGGCACGATCGCACCCACCACTTATTCTAGTTCTACCCTATGTCAATAA
- the hpsA gene encoding hormogonium polysaccharide biosynthesis protein HpsA: MAKKCHSYRIVTKKYPKVIDQFLSILQRNIKNLIRLFLKIILRYQRRQNLKNKGFVLPTTTMVILVMILLTMAIIFRSFERAKHAHNTRINQTLINAATPAIDRGRAKINQMLADPRITQFLPSDQDLYNNLVNHLDEYTFGDETNLTLNLQNYEPLKTAWKFPVDSNNNGKFDSYTVYGIYFQNPPQSNQQYMRARNTLEARSLPINPIDFNSRCQDSNSISGNLVDTNGWLIIGGKMRKAFFIYTATVPITSQNTIPAETQINYEIYPDNKGFFALEYKQERIQLPPTNNAILYEDDLQITGNEDLRINGRIFTNSNLLTGSASRSIRLYQISSQNSCFYEPENSKIIVGGNLAAGGFTDNKDLSTATTVDLFKDKGVNPQTIAGYNPRITDHKSVTNSPQNIAYNSLAYVKRINKLVERQMANSLTTDPQEVKQGIIKKQKQLGTAYTIEQYDQIRRKELELYFQKRTRRVPFQEVPFGSEQSDVNKIDNPLQGTGDTLRPIDQWIYPFATDGITGSGHSQLSLNISGNLLKPSATEPMEQLQKQLGGVEQYLGDRVIVGHNLPQMWWNYPQNRFFTTDINHTQNLKDINWDLSNEPKNRTRHTTLHNLADLAAIERDGDWEYAAAQVPENPQQENFIGGLRVVTGSGIYLPRNHTASSTNFGGVSTKIWSDMLPIPQTSTEYANTTINPYWMYDSSLGFTLPKLPETDITTPYLKMRATVVYHYKSSNYHQNNPTPIACISSFYLPTNSTTATNMITLPNAVGIEKSMRGVSNNGIVYPPPTRNVNAYANLLTYQAQLQYPNGRWVNEPLKNALAKNNYTLSERSAIDSALCALQIMDGSISPLSNPPIPHGAIKEIAFLDAREIRANQTSNQVDSDLPYNLPLRNRQPLEIRATVIDLNQLRTTRISTDEYLLPNSGIIYATRDDALPDTSGGISGKSESSVDYKLDPTRRPNGILITSSDGSPTKLFRGTSNIFRREEKGLILVSNLPVYIKGDFNRHTQQEFTSTLADDWSNFYNRSQINHQFACRPSDPKLPNCTVGDEWRNAAILADSITVLSQNFRFGFRNEGDYDWNNYIGDTASFNNRPTNFEYNTYAPTITQNYDINGIPNIDLDPVTNGIQGSSYFHNFVTPVVKQIPAREFLLEVCLVSNTDICNSDPTQWVISRFPRSQYNGQPEGNIEGLPINAIKTGTIGYTHRPSDGWEGTNLPKRIAFKRNVATGKLLQPLTVYGVDNNQIIRTFSFSGNTLPKLAVNENNQGFLIPWLTPDFNGFWQPVLQINQPFATPTDPHNSNSITNGSHNHWLQMATPTTVNFIAATGDNPARPMEDNGGLPNLLRLLENWSPNTTPIALRINGAFIQMKRSNYATGTYSTSINSQPQDFEYKIALNLGRSSGHLPPRRQWHYDVGLLSQPLDLFAQKIPIKSQKLSKDYFRQVDRDDEWIQTLLCAKQTTDGTYAVDQDQRFNCY, translated from the coding sequence ATGGCTAAAAAGTGTCATTCTTACCGGATCGTCACCAAAAAATATCCCAAGGTGATCGATCAATTTTTGTCTATTTTACAAAGAAATATTAAAAACCTTATAAGATTGTTTTTAAAAATTATTTTGAGATATCAAAGGAGACAAAACTTAAAAAACAAAGGCTTTGTACTCCCTACAACAACCATGGTTATCCTGGTCATGATCTTACTAACAATGGCAATTATATTTCGCTCCTTTGAAAGAGCTAAACATGCCCATAATACTAGGATTAATCAAACATTAATCAATGCAGCGACTCCCGCAATAGATAGGGGAAGAGCCAAGATTAATCAAATGTTGGCAGATCCTAGAATTACCCAATTTTTACCTTCAGATCAAGATTTATATAATAACCTAGTTAATCACCTAGACGAATATACCTTTGGTGATGAGACTAATCTGACCCTGAACTTGCAAAATTACGAACCCCTAAAAACCGCTTGGAAATTTCCCGTGGACAGTAATAACAATGGTAAATTTGATAGCTATACCGTTTATGGTATTTATTTTCAAAATCCTCCTCAAAGCAATCAGCAATATATGCGGGCTAGAAACACTTTAGAAGCTAGATCTTTACCTATCAACCCAATCGATTTTAATTCTCGATGTCAGGATTCTAATTCAATAAGTGGTAATTTAGTAGATACAAACGGGTGGTTAATAATCGGTGGAAAAATGAGAAAAGCCTTTTTTATTTACACTGCTACAGTCCCCATTACTAGCCAGAACACCATACCAGCAGAAACTCAAATTAACTATGAAATATACCCAGATAATAAGGGATTTTTTGCCTTGGAATATAAGCAAGAGAGAATCCAGCTTCCACCCACAAACAATGCTATTCTTTATGAAGATGACTTACAAATTACTGGCAATGAAGACTTGAGAATTAATGGCAGAATTTTTACCAATAGTAACTTGTTAACTGGTTCAGCTTCCCGATCAATTAGACTCTATCAAATTAGCAGTCAGAATTCTTGCTTTTACGAACCAGAAAACTCTAAAATTATTGTAGGTGGCAATTTAGCAGCGGGCGGATTTACAGATAATAAAGACCTCTCCACAGCGACTACAGTAGATTTATTTAAAGATAAAGGCGTAAATCCACAAACAATAGCAGGGTATAACCCCAGAATTACAGACCATAAATCGGTTACCAACTCACCACAGAATATAGCCTATAATAGTCTGGCTTATGTGAAAAGAATTAATAAGTTAGTTGAGAGGCAAATGGCAAATTCTTTGACCACCGATCCTCAAGAAGTAAAACAGGGGATTATCAAAAAACAAAAACAATTAGGAACGGCATATACAATTGAACAATATGACCAAATTCGCCGTAAAGAATTGGAACTCTATTTTCAAAAACGTACCCGCCGCGTACCCTTTCAAGAAGTACCCTTTGGTAGTGAACAGAGTGATGTAAATAAGATCGATAATCCCTTACAAGGTACTGGTGATACCCTACGTCCCATAGATCAATGGATTTATCCATTTGCTACCGATGGAATCACGGGAAGTGGTCATAGTCAATTATCATTAAACATCAGCGGTAATTTACTCAAACCCAGTGCAACAGAACCTATGGAGCAACTGCAAAAACAACTAGGGGGAGTAGAGCAGTATTTAGGAGACCGGGTTATAGTTGGTCACAATCTACCCCAAATGTGGTGGAATTATCCACAAAATCGCTTTTTTACCACTGATATTAACCACACTCAAAACCTCAAAGATATTAATTGGGATCTAAGTAATGAACCAAAAAATAGAACCCGTCATACCACCCTGCATAACCTAGCTGATTTAGCTGCAATAGAAAGGGATGGAGATTGGGAATATGCAGCAGCACAAGTACCTGAAAATCCACAACAGGAAAATTTCATTGGTGGTTTGCGCGTGGTGACTGGTTCTGGAATATATTTACCCAGAAATCATACTGCTTCTAGCACTAACTTCGGGGGTGTTTCCACAAAAATTTGGTCCGATATGTTGCCCATACCACAAACATCCACAGAATATGCAAACACCACCATTAACCCCTACTGGATGTATGATTCATCCCTAGGGTTTACTTTGCCCAAACTACCTGAAACGGATATTACAACCCCCTATTTAAAAATGCGAGCTACGGTGGTTTACCACTATAAATCTAGCAATTATCATCAGAACAACCCCACTCCCATAGCTTGTATCAGTAGTTTTTATCTTCCTACCAATAGCACCACAGCGACAAATATGATCACATTACCTAATGCGGTAGGAATAGAAAAATCTATGCGGGGAGTATCTAACAATGGTATCGTTTATCCACCTCCCACTAGAAATGTTAATGCTTATGCAAATTTACTCACATATCAAGCCCAGTTGCAATATCCTAATGGACGTTGGGTAAATGAACCTTTGAAAAATGCTTTAGCAAAAAATAACTATACCTTATCCGAAAGGTCTGCTATAGATAGTGCCTTATGTGCTTTGCAAATCATGGATGGTAGTATAAGTCCTCTGAGTAACCCTCCCATTCCCCATGGTGCAATTAAGGAAATAGCTTTTTTAGACGCTAGGGAAATCAGAGCTAATCAAACCTCAAATCAGGTGGATAGTGATTTACCCTACAATTTACCCCTGAGAAATAGACAACCTTTAGAAATTCGTGCCACGGTTATAGACTTAAATCAGCTACGCACAACTAGAATATCAACTGATGAGTATTTATTACCCAATAGTGGAATTATCTATGCGACTCGCGATGATGCTCTACCAGATACCAGTGGAGGAATATCTGGTAAATCAGAAAGTTCTGTGGATTATAAACTTGATCCTACTCGTCGTCCTAATGGGATCCTAATTACCAGTAGTGATGGTTCACCAACCAAACTGTTTCGTGGCACAAGTAATATATTCAGGAGAGAAGAAAAGGGCTTGATTTTGGTCTCCAACTTACCGGTTTATATTAAAGGTGATTTCAATAGACATACCCAACAAGAATTTACCAGCACGTTAGCAGATGATTGGAGTAATTTTTACAATCGTAGTCAAATAAATCATCAATTTGCTTGTCGTCCTAGTGATCCTAAACTACCTAACTGTACTGTGGGTGATGAATGGCGAAATGCGGCCATATTAGCAGATTCTATTACCGTACTTTCTCAGAACTTTAGATTTGGTTTTCGCAATGAAGGAGACTATGATTGGAATAATTATATTGGTGATACTGCATCCTTCAATAATCGTCCTACGAATTTTGAATACAACACTTATGCTCCCACAATAACCCAGAATTATGATATCAATGGCATACCGAATATCGATCTGGATCCCGTAACCAATGGTATACAAGGTAGTTCCTATTTTCATAACTTTGTCACACCCGTAGTTAAACAGATACCAGCTAGAGAATTTCTGTTAGAGGTTTGTCTAGTTTCTAATACTGATATATGTAACAGTGACCCAACACAATGGGTAATTAGTAGATTTCCTAGAAGTCAATATAATGGACAACCAGAAGGTAATATCGAGGGTCTACCAATAAATGCCATTAAAACTGGAACTATTGGTTATACACACCGACCATCTGATGGTTGGGAAGGGACAAACTTGCCTAAAAGAATTGCTTTCAAAAGAAATGTGGCGACAGGTAAATTACTTCAACCCCTAACTGTTTATGGGGTGGATAATAATCAGATAATTCGGACTTTTTCTTTTTCAGGTAATACCCTACCGAAATTAGCCGTCAATGAAAATAATCAAGGATTTCTCATTCCCTGGTTAACACCTGATTTCAATGGTTTTTGGCAACCAGTTTTACAAATTAATCAACCATTTGCCACCCCAACTGACCCCCATAACAGTAACAGCATTACCAATGGTTCACATAATCATTGGTTACAGATGGCGACCCCAACTACTGTTAATTTTATTGCCGCTACGGGAGATAACCCAGCTCGTCCCATGGAAGATAATGGAGGGTTACCCAATTTACTACGCTTATTGGAAAATTGGAGTCCTAATACTACCCCTATAGCTTTGAGAATTAATGGTGCATTTATTCAAATGAAAAGGAGTAACTATGCTACGGGAACCTATAGCACATCTATTAACAGTCAACCCCAGGATTTTGAATACAAAATTGCCCTCAATCTTGGTAGAAGTTCTGGACATCTTCCACCTAGACGACAATGGCATTATGATGTGGGACTTTTATCTCAACCACTGGATTTATTTGCTCAAAAAATTCCTATAAAATCACAAAAGTTATCCAAAGACTATTTTCGTCAAGTTGATCGAGATGATGAATGGATTCAAACCCTTTTATGTGCCAAACAGACCACCGATGGAACCTACGCGGTTGACCAAGACCAAAGATTTAACTGTTATTAG
- a CDS encoding molybdenum cofactor biosynthesis protein MoaE: protein MKTLVNLPTKPGAEDSFAITLAPLLPEEIYTAAQDLGNGAVVLMSGVVRNQTDGKPVVALEYQAYEPMALQVFYQIAAHIRHQWSNVNRVVIHHRIGKLRVGEISVLVAVGSPHRGEAFAACQYAIDTLKHHAPIWKKEYWQDGSSSWVSIGLCQQEC, encoded by the coding sequence ATGAAAACCTTAGTTAATTTACCAACTAAACCCGGAGCGGAAGACAGTTTTGCTATTACCCTAGCTCCCCTATTACCAGAAGAAATATATACTGCTGCTCAAGACCTGGGCAATGGTGCGGTTGTGTTGATGAGTGGTGTGGTTCGTAATCAAACCGATGGTAAACCCGTAGTAGCATTAGAGTATCAAGCCTACGAACCTATGGCTTTGCAGGTGTTTTACCAAATTGCTGCCCATATTCGTCATCAATGGTCTAATGTGAATAGGGTAGTGATTCATCATCGCATTGGCAAATTGAGAGTGGGAGAAATTAGCGTCCTAGTAGCGGTAGGATCTCCCCACCGAGGTGAAGCCTTTGCTGCTTGTCAGTACGCAATAGATACTCTTAAACATCACGCACCAATTTGGAAAAAAGAATATTGGCAAGATGGTTCCAGTTCTTGGGTAAGTATTGGCTTGTGTCAACAAGAATGTTGA
- a CDS encoding DUF29 domain-containing protein, translated as MGFNLYETDFYGWTLKQSRLLKQGDFRQLDITNLVEEIESLGKQERRELENCLAILIGHLLKWEYQAEKRA; from the coding sequence ATGGGATTCAATCTCTATGAAACCGACTTTTACGGGTGGACCCTAAAACAGTCCAGGTTACTTAAACAAGGCGATTTTCGACAATTGGATATTACTAACCTAGTAGAGGAAATTGAGTCATTGGGGAAGCAAGAACGTCGGGAGTTAGAAAATTGCCTAGCTATCTTAATCGGTCATTTGCTCAAGTGGGAATACCAAGCTGAAAAACGCGCGTGA
- a CDS encoding DUF2103 domain-containing protein, translated as MSKLTDGRLVWNHSTHIPGLIPILERLCQQHGITTVTPAVIGRVKGHAPKMQLRVSVPIRGGYKVIARQGKTVQEVFVVTSLPQEELENAIAIAMKTA; from the coding sequence ATGAGTAAACTAACAGATGGTAGACTCGTTTGGAATCATTCTACCCATATTCCCGGACTTATTCCTATTCTAGAACGTTTATGTCAACAACATGGCATTACTACTGTAACGCCAGCAGTAATTGGCAGAGTTAAAGGACACGCTCCTAAAATGCAGTTGCGTGTCTCCGTACCAATTCGCGGTGGTTATAAGGTAATTGCACGCCAGGGTAAAACCGTACAAGAAGTGTTTGTCGTTACTAGTTTACCACAGGAAGAATTGGAAAATGCGATCGCGATCGCTATGAAAACTGCATGA
- the clpS gene encoding ATP-dependent Clp protease adapter ClpS: MKTRPFPVYAMAPAPTVTPDQGTQVVRKPYPNYKVIVLNDDFNTFEHVAKSLMKYIPGMTTEQAWELTNQVHYEGQAIVWVGPQEQAELYHQQLRRAGLTMAPLEAA; encoded by the coding sequence ATGAAAACAAGACCATTCCCCGTTTATGCAATGGCCCCAGCTCCCACTGTCACACCTGACCAGGGAACTCAAGTGGTTCGTAAACCCTATCCCAATTATAAGGTCATTGTCTTAAATGATGATTTTAATACATTTGAACATGTGGCTAAATCTTTAATGAAGTATATTCCGGGAATGACCACTGAACAAGCTTGGGAGCTGACCAACCAGGTACACTATGAGGGACAAGCTATTGTTTGGGTAGGACCTCAAGAACAAGCGGAATTATACCACCAACAGCTGCGTCGCGCTGGATTGACCATGGCCCCCCTGGAAGCAGCTTAG